One Arthrobacter sp. StoSoilB20 DNA segment encodes these proteins:
- the trpA gene encoding tryptophan synthase subunit alpha has translation MTEEFASKSAAAIDRAKAEGRAALVGYLPAGYPTVQESIEAGIALARNGADLIEIGIPYSDPVMDGPVIQAATTEAIANGFRVSNVFDVVAGITAATDAAVLVMTYWNPVMRMGVDEFSRRLAEAGGAGLITPDLVPDEAHEWFEASDKYGLDRVFLVAPSSTPERLDMTVKASRGFVYAVSIMGVTGTRTSVSSSAEDVVSRAHAAGAERVCVGLGVSNPDHVREIAAYADGVIVGTALVAALRDGGVDAVGQLTKNLSAGLGRAAAEA, from the coding sequence ATGACTGAAGAATTCGCCAGCAAATCCGCTGCCGCCATCGATCGTGCCAAGGCTGAAGGCCGCGCCGCCCTGGTGGGCTACCTCCCCGCGGGGTACCCCACGGTCCAGGAGAGCATCGAGGCCGGAATCGCCTTGGCCCGGAACGGTGCCGACCTGATCGAAATCGGCATCCCGTACTCCGATCCGGTAATGGACGGCCCGGTCATCCAGGCTGCCACCACCGAGGCGATCGCCAATGGCTTCCGTGTCAGCAACGTTTTCGACGTCGTTGCCGGCATCACCGCCGCCACCGATGCAGCCGTTCTGGTCATGACCTACTGGAACCCAGTCATGCGCATGGGCGTCGATGAATTCTCCCGCCGCCTGGCCGAAGCCGGGGGAGCGGGGCTTATTACCCCGGACCTGGTGCCTGACGAGGCCCACGAGTGGTTCGAGGCCTCGGACAAGTACGGCTTGGACCGGGTGTTCCTCGTGGCACCGTCATCCACCCCGGAGCGGCTGGACATGACCGTCAAGGCGAGCCGTGGATTCGTCTACGCCGTCTCGATCATGGGCGTCACCGGAACGCGCACCTCTGTCAGCAGCAGTGCCGAGGACGTGGTGTCCCGCGCCCATGCTGCCGGAGCCGAGCGTGTGTGCGTCGGTTTGGGTGTGTCCAACCCGGACCATGTCCGCGAAATCGCCGCCTACGCTGACGGCGTGATCGTAGGAACCGCCCTGGTGGCGGCCCTTCGCGATGGCGGCGTTGACGCCGTCGGGCAACTCACCAAGAATCTCAGCGCCGGCCTGGGCCGCGCAGCTGCAGAAGCCTAG
- the lgt gene encoding prolipoprotein diacylglyceryl transferase yields the protein MQTVLHAAAMVPMSIPSPSWSGFDIPLPWGTLRIHAYALCILAGIIVGLWLTSARWKRRGAPEGSLWDIAIWAIPFGIIGGRLYHVFSSPDAYFGPGFDGTGDLSLIPQIQRGGLGIWGAVVLGAVGAWIGCRRAGVKLTAFLDAAAPGLLLAQAIGRLGNWFNQELFGAPTTLPWGLEIDPANANFPPDMAAGTLFHPTFLYEMLWNLAGVAILLLLDRKFNFRWGRLFWLYAMYYTLGRVWIEALRIDDAEQINLFGITTRLNVWTSIFVFIAALAIFLVLGRKGRPVPDTPYLPGREPDETKEKEPASVTSVTSHDVDASVSDTGSRGNLPDNQSDSGHVDEPQETAGDASKDTKSGTGSVSAATAARKAPGSTPNADDTK from the coding sequence ATGCAGACCGTCCTCCACGCTGCGGCAATGGTCCCCATGAGTATCCCGAGCCCGTCGTGGTCCGGTTTCGACATTCCGCTGCCGTGGGGGACGCTGCGTATCCACGCATACGCCCTCTGCATCCTGGCGGGCATCATCGTTGGCTTGTGGCTGACGTCCGCCCGGTGGAAGCGCCGCGGCGCCCCCGAAGGCAGCCTGTGGGACATTGCCATCTGGGCAATTCCCTTCGGCATCATCGGCGGTCGCCTCTACCACGTGTTCTCCTCACCTGATGCCTACTTCGGTCCGGGCTTTGACGGCACCGGCGACCTCTCGCTGATTCCGCAGATACAGCGCGGTGGACTGGGCATTTGGGGTGCCGTGGTCCTGGGCGCAGTGGGTGCCTGGATTGGTTGCCGGAGGGCCGGCGTGAAGCTGACGGCCTTCCTGGATGCAGCGGCCCCTGGCCTGCTGCTGGCACAGGCAATCGGCCGTTTGGGAAACTGGTTCAACCAGGAACTTTTCGGCGCCCCCACCACCCTTCCCTGGGGGCTGGAGATTGATCCCGCCAACGCCAACTTCCCGCCGGACATGGCTGCCGGCACGCTGTTCCACCCCACGTTCCTCTACGAAATGCTGTGGAACCTGGCCGGCGTCGCCATCTTGTTGCTCCTGGACAGGAAGTTCAACTTCCGGTGGGGACGCCTCTTCTGGCTCTACGCCATGTACTACACCCTCGGCCGTGTCTGGATTGAGGCATTGCGGATCGATGATGCCGAGCAGATTAACCTTTTCGGGATTACCACCCGGCTCAATGTGTGGACCAGCATCTTTGTGTTCATTGCCGCCCTTGCCATCTTCCTGGTTCTTGGCCGGAAGGGACGCCCTGTACCGGATACCCCGTATTTGCCGGGGCGCGAGCCGGATGAGACCAAGGAAAAGGAGCCGGCGTCGGTGACGAGCGTCACCAGTCATGATGTGGACGCATCTGTCTCAGATACTGGTTCGCGTGGTAATCTCCCAGATAACCAAAGCGATTCGGGCCACGTTGACGAGCCGCAGGAAACAGCAGGGGACGCGAGCAAGGACACCAAGTCCGGCACGGGTTCCGTATCTGCTGCCACTGCCGCAAGGAAGGCCCCCGGATCCACACCGAACGCAGACGACACCAAGTAG
- the trpB gene encoding tryptophan synthase subunit beta yields the protein MVDAPTAGSEENAADAFLQGGPSLRNASGPYFGNYGGRWMPESLIAALDEVQDTFEKAKADPDFIAQLKDLNKNYSGRPSLLTEAKRFSEHAGGARIFLKREDLNHTGSHKINNVLGQALLAKRMGKTRVIAETGAGQHGVASATAAALLGLECVVYMGAEDCRRQALNVARMQLLGATVVPVTNGSQTLKDAINDALRDWVSNVEHTHYLLGTAAGAHPFPAMVRYFHEVIGEEARSQILEQAGKLPDAIAACIGGGSNAIGLFHAFLDDASVKIYGFEAGGEGVETGRHAAAISLGRPGVLHGARSYLMQDEDGQTIESHSISAGLDYPSVGPEHSYLADIGRVTYEAVTDTEAMDAFSLLCRTEGIIPAIESSHALAGAIKIGHRLTEGKDNPSDVTVIVNLSGRGDKDVETAAAWFNMLDEEGHVKGTTLSTRKPKGPTERTSEAAVDVNEDQN from the coding sequence ATGGTCGACGCGCCAACAGCCGGCTCAGAAGAGAATGCGGCCGACGCATTCCTGCAAGGTGGCCCTTCGCTGCGCAACGCCTCCGGGCCCTACTTCGGCAACTACGGCGGACGCTGGATGCCGGAGTCCCTCATCGCCGCCCTTGACGAAGTCCAGGACACGTTTGAGAAGGCAAAGGCTGACCCCGATTTCATCGCGCAGCTCAAGGACCTCAACAAGAATTACTCCGGCAGGCCTTCCTTGCTTACCGAGGCCAAGCGCTTCTCGGAGCACGCCGGAGGGGCCCGCATCTTCCTCAAGCGCGAAGACCTGAACCACACCGGGTCCCACAAGATCAACAACGTCCTGGGCCAGGCCCTCCTTGCCAAGCGCATGGGTAAGACCCGTGTGATCGCCGAGACCGGAGCGGGACAGCACGGCGTTGCCAGTGCCACTGCTGCGGCCCTGCTGGGCCTTGAGTGCGTGGTGTACATGGGTGCCGAGGATTGCCGGCGCCAGGCGTTGAACGTGGCCCGCATGCAGTTGCTCGGTGCCACTGTGGTGCCGGTCACCAACGGCTCCCAGACCCTCAAGGACGCCATTAACGATGCCCTGCGCGACTGGGTTTCGAATGTGGAGCACACGCACTACCTTCTTGGCACCGCAGCTGGAGCCCACCCGTTCCCGGCAATGGTCCGCTACTTCCACGAGGTCATCGGCGAAGAAGCCCGCAGCCAGATCCTGGAGCAGGCGGGCAAGCTCCCGGACGCCATTGCTGCATGTATTGGCGGTGGCTCGAACGCCATCGGCCTGTTCCACGCCTTCCTTGATGACGCCTCGGTGAAGATCTACGGATTCGAAGCCGGCGGCGAAGGGGTCGAAACCGGCCGCCACGCTGCTGCCATCTCCTTGGGTCGGCCCGGTGTGCTGCACGGTGCACGTTCGTACCTCATGCAGGACGAAGACGGCCAAACGATCGAATCCCACTCCATCTCCGCAGGCCTGGACTACCCCAGCGTGGGTCCGGAGCACTCTTACCTGGCCGATATTGGCCGCGTCACCTACGAGGCTGTCACGGATACCGAGGCCATGGACGCCTTCAGCCTCCTGTGCCGGACCGAGGGCATCATTCCCGCCATCGAGTCCTCGCACGCCCTGGCTGGTGCCATCAAGATCGGCCACCGCCTGACTGAAGGCAAGGACAACCCTTCCGACGTCACGGTGATCGTCAACCTCTCCGGCCGTGGAGACAAGGACGTGGAGACTGCCGCTGCCTGGTTCAACATGTTGGATGAGGAAGGGCACGTCAAGGGCACCACCTTGTCCACGCGCAAGCCCAAGGGCCCCACCGAGCGCACGTCCGAAGCAGCCGTGGATGTCAACGAGGACCAGAACTGA